In Sorangium aterium, the genomic stretch GAGGCCCTCTACCGCCTCGCGATCGCCCGCCGCACCGGCCGCCCGTTCTGATCGCGCCCGCGCCCCCGGCGGAGGCGCTGCGCGATCGGCTCGTGCCTCCCTCGAGAGAGGCGCGCGCCCCCCTCGCGGGGAGCGCGCCCGGGCGCGTCACTCCTTCTCGGGCTCGGGGGCGGCCGGCGCGGCCGGCGCGGCCGGCGCGGCCGGCTGCGCGGCCCCGGTGGCCTCGCGCGTCGCCGCCTGGCTCTTCGCCATGAGCGAGCGGGAGAGCGCGCGGTGCTTCCCCTCGATCACCGACACGAAGCTCGTGACGACCGGCAGGAACAGGGCAGGGGAGGTGATCCCCTTGTCCGTCAGCTTGGGCTCCGCCGCCTTCACGTCGCGGATGAAGCCGGCGATCGCGGGCTCCATGATCTTGGCCCACGGGTCGGTCTGGTGGGTCGAGCCGTACTCCTTGAGCGCGGCCGCGGACGCCTCCAGCTTCTGGAGCGCGGTCTTCTCCGCCGCGGGATCGACGTTCTTGCTGGCGAGGATCAGCATGAGCGCGCGCGCGTCCTCGAGCGCCGTGATCGCCTCCTTCTGTCCCTCCTCCGCCTTCGCGAGGTCGGGCAGGTGGGACGAGTGCCACGCGGACACCGCGAGGCCGAGCTTGTCGGAGTGCGCGTCGAGCTTCTGGAAGTCGGCGACGAGCTTCGCGTGGAGCTCCTTGCCCTTCGCGAAGCTGTCCTTCTTGTACTCCTCGCGCTGGTAGTAGTTGGCCGCCGCGGCGATGTTCTTCGCCAGCTCCGTCGCGAACGGCGCGTACTCGGCGAGCGCGGCGTCGACGTCCGCCATGGCCGGCTCCTTGAGGCTGAGGGCGACGGTGCAGGCGCGCGCGTTGCGCTCGTGCGGCGCGCGCGCGCTGAAGTTGATCGGCCGGCGCTCATCCACCTTGCCGGGCGGCGCCGTCGGGCCCTTGGCGACGGGGGCGCCGGTGCCTCCCGGCGCTGCGGCGGTGCCGGGCAGGCCTGTCGTCTTCGGCGCGGCGGCGGCGCCGGGCGCCTTCGCGGGGAGCGGGCCCTTCGCGGCGTCTCCGGCCTTCGCCTGATCGTCGTTGCCGAAGCTCGGGATCTTCTTCTCGCTGGGCTCGTCCTTGCCGAGGCTCGCGAGGTACGCGTCGCGGGCCTGCTTCAGCGAGAGCGTCCCGAAGTAGCAGACGTCGACGCGGTACTCCTTCATCGACTGCGGGTCGACCTTCGCCATCGGCGACACGGGCGTCCGCAGGCTCGCCTTTCCCTTGTTCGCGTTCGCCGCCGCGGAGCTTGCCGGCTCCGGCTGGGGAGGAGGCGGGTCCTCCTTGCAGCCGGCAGCACCGCTGGCGACGAGCACGAGCGCGATAGAACAGAGAGACCTGACGGAAATCATTCGGTGTGCCTCCTCGGCTGGCGCAGGAACGGGCGCATCATGCCTAAGCCGGCGGCGCTTGCAACACCCGGCCAGGGGCGAGAACTTGCGGCCCTGGTCGGGAAAACCCCGCCCTCGGCCCAAAACACGCGACGCCGCCCGGTTCTTCCGGGCCTCCGCCGGGGCCGTCCTCGCCGGGCCTCCGCTGTGGCTGACGAAACGTTCCGGGTCTAATGTCCGCCGCGTGAAGCTGCGAACCTTGACCCTGGACGAGCTGACCATCGACGACGAGCGCTCCTTCCGCCACGTCGCGCTCTACGACGATCTGAAGCAGGCACTCCGGCGCGACGGGTACCGCTTTCGCGTGCCCGAGGGCGATGCGAGCTGGGATCGCGTCGTCTTCTTGAACCTGACGTTCTGGAGCCAGAGCGAGCAAGGCGACCTGATCGCCGGCGATCACCTCGCCGCCGACGTCGTCGCGCACGTCGCGTGGCATCACCTCGCCCACCGCGCGCTCACGGCCGCGGGCGGCGGCGCTCCGCCCAGCGCGGAGTCGCTCCTGCTCGCCGAGGCCATCGCCAGCGCGTTCGATCTGTACCTCGTCGGGCGCCTCCTTGGGCACGCTCCCAGCTCCGACTTCCTGGCCACGCAGGTGCCCGCGATGGCCGAGGCGGCCGAGGCGGCCGGCCTCTCCGACGCCGGGTTCGAGGCGCTCCTGGAGGGCGTGTCCGCGGACCCGGAGCGCGCCTTCGAGGACCTCCGCGCCCTGCTGTTCGACGTCACCACGGCGCTCGTGCGCTGCGATCGCCTGAGCCGCGCCGCGGAGATCCTCGCCGGCTTCGACGCCCACCGGTTCGCGCCGCTACTCCACCACTACGAGCTGTCGAACTGGATCCTGTCGACCCGCGCCTCCGGGTCCGCCCCCGCCCCCGATCCGGTCGCGCGGGCCGTCGACGCGGCGCTGCGGAGCGCGCCGGTCTCGCTGGAGTGGCTGGAGCAAAGCTGGGTGCGCCCGCCCGCGCCCCTGCCCGCGCTCGCCGGCGAGCCCTCCGCCTAGGCAAATCCAGCGGGATCCGGCGGAATCCCGCGGCCCCGAGCCGGGCGAAGCGGGCGGGCCCGAGGACGACCGCCCTGGTCACCTGTGAAGAAGATTGCGCGTGCTGGCGAGCTGCGCGATTCTCTTCTCAAGGTGCAACTCGCCTGCTCTCTCTGCAGGACCTACGTGGAGATCGGTGTAGGACGCGAGATGCGTCCGTCCTTGCCGTTTGTCTGCAAGACGTGTCGCGCGAAGAGCAAGCAGTCCGCGTCCGAGAGGGGTGAGCCACGGTCTTCCCCCTCGGGCGTTCCGAGCTCCGCGAACGGACGCGACCGGCGGGAGCCATCGAGCGAGCCCGAGCGCGTGAAGCCTTCCTCCGGGCGCCGCTCGGAGACGGGGGCCGGGCTGTCGAGCGATGTGCTGGACGCCGAGACGACGCTCCCGGGCGCTGACATCCAGCGCCGGCTGGAGACCGCGGGCGACACGGAGCGGCGCGCAGCGCCGGCGCCGGCCGCGCGCAGGCGAGGGCTCACGCTCGCGGAGCGGATCGCCCAGCAGGAGCTGGACGCCGCGCCCGAGTCCAGCCCGAGGGCGCACCCGCTGGATGCGTTCGACGCGGCGGCCGAGGCCTCGCTCGAGCACGCCGTCGTGACGCCGGACGGCGGGCTGGGCCGGCGCGAGGTCCCGGCGCGGCATCGCACGTTCGCCGGCCTCTCCTGGGACGACGCGCCGCGCCCCGTGGCGGCGCCGGGCGGCCGGAGCCCATCCGCGCTCCCTCCCGCGGACTCGGATCCCGTCTCGATCCAGGACCTCGCGCAGATGCTCTCCCCGGGGATCGAGCCGCCCTCGCTCTCGTTCGGCTCGCACGCCATCGAGGAGGAGCGCGCGAGCCAGCCCGCGCCTCCGCTCGAGCCCGCCGCCGCACCCCGCGCGACCCCGCGCACGCCGGTCCCGGCGCGACCGCCTGCGCGGCGCGAGCAGCGCGTCACGGCGGCGCTCGCGCGTCCGCGGACCGCCGCTGTCCCGCGCGCCGGCGGCTCCTCGCGGCCCATCGCGCCGCCGTCGGAGATGCCGCCGGCGCCGCTCTCCGAGATACCGTCGGCGCCGCTGTCCATCGACGAGGGCCGGCCGTCGTCGCACCGCTCGTCGCCCGAGCTCCGGCTCCAGGATGTGCAGGCCATGGCGGCGCTCGCCCCGCAGCCCATGCCGTCCGCGCGGCGCGCCCGGTCCGGCCCGAGCGCCGCGCAGCCCGCCGACGCCTCTCCAGCGGACCTCGCCTTGCTGGGTTCGCTCGCCCCGTCGCCGGCCGCGAGCTCGCCGCGCGCCGCCGAGGAGCAGCGGCGAGACCGCGCCAGGTCCAAGGCGGCCGAGGCGCAGGGCGCCGCGGGAGGGCAGCGGGATCAGGGGAGCGACGACCGGCCGTCGCACGAGCCCCTCGCGCTCACGAACCTCTCTCCGCGGTCGACCGCCCACGCGGCGGGCGACTGGCACAGCCAGGCCGAGCCTCGCGGGCGCGCCGAGCGCAAGGAGACCTCGGGCCTGATCGACCTGCGCAGCATGGCGCCGCCGCCCGGCGCGGAGGGTGAAGCGCGCCGCAACGAGGACCGGGCCGATGACGAGATCCTGAGCATCAACGGCGGGCTGTTCGACGACGCCGCCGCTGGGCGGAGCTCGGACCCCTCGTTCCCCTCGCAGCCCGTCGAGCCCGAGCTCCCTGCCGTCGAGGGGCACACGTCGTCCGGGGAAGAGACGCCGGTGCGCACCTCGATCACGGCCGGCTCCCTCGTGTCCGAGAAGCTGCGCGCCCTCTCGACGCCGGCATCGCGCCAGAACCTGGCGCTCGCCGGCTGGGTGACCGTCGTCTTCATCGTGTTCGGCGCTGCGCTCTACCTCGCGCAGGCTCACGGCCGCTCGTCCAGCGCCGTGGCGACCCAGAACGCCCCCGCAGGCAGCAGCGGCGCGCTCGAAGCGGCGCGGCATCCGTCGATGGCCGCGACGGCTCCCGCTGGCCAGACCGCCGACCGGGAGCCGTCTCTGGATGACGAGCCGGCCGCGGATCCGCCGTCCGCCGCTCCCGGCCCTGCGGAGCAGGCGCTGGCCGCCTCCGCCGGTCCGGCCGGCGAGCCAGCTGCACCCCCGCAGCCCGTGCAGGCAGGGGCTGCTCCTGGGGCGGCACCCGAGCCCACCGCCGCGCCAGCAGCGACCGCCGCCGCACCAGCGGCGACCACCGCGCTAGCAGCGACCGCCGCGCCGGCGGCGAGCGCCGCGCCAGCGGCCACCGCTGCGCCGGCGGCGACCTCCGCGCCGCGAGCCAGCGAGAAGCGTGATGGTTCCGAGCGCCCTGCCCGGGCCACGGCGCCGAGCGAGCCCGAGCGCGCCAAGCCGGCGGGCAAGCAGCCGCCGCCGGGCGCGCCGCTCCTTCCGGCGAAGGACGAGCCAGCGCGCTTCGATCAGAGCGCGGCGTCCAGCGTCCTCGCGTCCGCGGCGGCGGCCGCCGCCGGGTGCACCGGCGAGGGCCTCACCGGCACGGCCCGCGTGGCCGTCACCTTCGCGCCCACGGGGAAGGCCATGTCGGCGCGCGTGGAGGGGGGCGACCTGGTCGGGACCGCCACCGCCGGGTGCATCGCCGCTGCATTCCGCGACGTCGCGGTGCCGCCTTTCGAAGGAATTCCGGTCACCGTCATGAAGCAGGTGAAGATCCGCTGACGACGGGTCGAAAGCTTTCTATCCTCCCGCCGCTGTGCTGGTAGCGCTTCGGGTCAAGAACTTCATCCTGATGGACGCCCTCGAGCTCCGGCTCGAACCTGGGTTCAACGTGCTCACCGGCGAGACGGGCGCGGGCAAGTCCATCGTCGTGGGTGCGCTCTCGCTGGTCCTCGGCGGCCGCGCGAGCGCCGAGCAGGTCCGCCCCGGCGCGGACGAGGCCGAGATCGAGGCGCTCTTCGACGTGCGCGGCTCCGATCGCGCGATGGCGATGCTCGACGCCGCCGGCATCGCGAGCGAGGGCGAGCTCGTGGTCCGCCGCGTGGTCCAGGCGACCGGCCGCTCGCGCGCCTACCTGAACGGCCGCCTCTGCACCGCGGGCGAGCTCCAGGCGCTCGCCCCGGAGCTCGCCGACGTCGCCTCGCAGCACGAGAGCGTGGCGCTGACCGATCCGTCGACGCACCTCGGCTACCTCGATCGCTTCGGCCGCCTCGTGCCTGCGCGCAGCGAGCTCGCGGCGGACGTCAGCGCGCTCGAGGCGCTCACCGCCGAGCTCAGGGCCGCCCGCGAGCTCGAGCGCGGCCGCGGCGAGCGCGAGGCGTTCCTCTCCTTCCAGCTCCAGGCCATCGACGCGCTGTCGCCGCGCCCCGGCGAGCTCGCCGATCTCGCGGCCGAGCGCAACCGGCTCCGCCACGCGGGCCGCCTGCACGACATCACGCGGCGCGCAGCGTCCCGCCTCGATCAAGGGGACGACGCGATGTGCGACGAGCTCGCGCGCCTCGCCTCGGAGCTCCGAGCCGCGGCGGAGATCGATCCCGCGCTCGACGATGTCGCCCGCGCGGTCGACGGCTGCTGGACGGAGCTCAGCGAGGCGGCCCGCCAGATCGCCCGTTACGCCGAGCGCGCGGAGGCCGACCCGGATCGCCTCTCCGAGATTGAGGATCGCATGTACCGCCTCGAGGGCCTGCTCCGGCAGCACGGCCCCACGCTCGACGACGTGCTCGCCGCGCGGGCGCGCCTCGCCGCCGAGCTGGAGCGCCTCACGGGGGTCGAGAGCCACGTCGCGGACCTCGAGCGGCGGCGCGACGCCTTGCTCGCCGTCGCCGCCGAGCGCGCCCGCAAGCTCTCGGCGAAGCGGCGGAAGGCCGGCGAGAAGCTCGGCGCCGCGATCTCCGCGGAGCTCGCCGATCTCGGCATGGGCGGGGCGCGGGTCGTCGTGGACATCGAGCCGCACGGCGGCGGCGACCGCGCCGAGCTGGTCGTCGACGGCGCCCGCCTCGGCCAGGACGGCATCGACCGCGTCGAGTTCCTCATCTCGCCCAACAAGGGGATCGAGCCTCGCCCCCTGCGCCGCATCGCCTCGGGCGGCGAGCTCTCGCGCGCCCTGCTCGCCCTGAAGCGGGTGCTCGCCGAGTGCGGGCCCGCCGGGCTCTACGTCTTCGACGAGGTCGACAGCGGCGTCGGCGGCGCCGTCGCCGACAAGATCGGGCGCGCGATCGGCGACGTGGCGCGCCACCACCAGGTGCTCTGCATCACCCACCTCGCGCCCATCGCGGCGTTCGCCGGCGCTCACTTCGTCGTCGCCAAGGAGAACGCGGGCGGCATCGCCAAGAGCTCGGTCACGCGCGTCGACAAGAAGGACCGCATCGCCGAGGTGGCGCGGATGCTGTCGGGGGCGAAGGTCACCGGCGCGTCCATCCGGGCCGCGACGGAGCTGATCGAGGCGGCTCGCCTCTAGAGCGGCGTACCCAGGGAGGGTCGCGCGGCGCGGATCAGCTACGCGCGAGCGCGTAGTCGTTCAGATCGACGCGGATCAGGTCCTTGAGCCAGGGGTGCACCGTGATCGCGGTGCGGTAGAGCCCCTGGGCCATGCGCCGGTAGCTCGTGTGCCCCTGCTTCGCCGAGCGGAGCTCGATGACGTGGAAGAGCTCGCGCAGGTTCAGCGTCCAGAGGGTCCTCACGCGGAAGCCGAGCGGCACCGCGTACTGCGACTCGAGGGGGTAGCGCTCCTCCATCGCGCTCCACGCGTCGCGCGCGGCGAGCATCGCGTCCTGATACGCCTCGGCGTGGCCGAGCTCCGAGAGGGCCTGCGGCGTCTCGAAGCCGAGCCTGCAGGTGAGCCGCTGCGTCGCGGGCGTCAGCATCCGGTGGCGCTGCAGGTCGCGGTACGCGCCGTAGTCGAGCATCAGCTCGAAGGTCATGCTCGACGCCTCGAACGCGCGCGGCGGTGCGTCGTACGGGCCGCGCTTCTCGCACGCGGCCTTCGCGATCCCGATGAGCTCCGGCAATGTCGCGCGGCGGAGCGCGTCGCTCAGGTTGTAGGCGTGCACGCCCGGATCGCTGCCGTCGTACGCGAGCGCGAGCGCGACGCGCTCCAGCGCGTCCTTGTCGTAGCGCACCAGCCGGACGGGCTGGTTGATCACCATCGTCGCGCTCACGCCCTCCTCCGGCGGCGTGTAGACCCGCTTCATCGCCGCGGCGACCGTGGCCTGCAGCGTCTGCCGGAGCTCGTTCGGCGCGGCGTACTTCACGAGCGTCGGTGTCACGGCCAGCGCCGCCGTGTGCATCTCGCGGGCGACCCTGCGCACCTCCTCGAGCGGGTGCGACAGCATCTTCGTGAGCAGGATCTCGAGGGCCCTCGCGTTCGCGGTGAGGCCGATGTTCGTCCGCGTCCCCGCCGGCAGGAGGCCGCGCAGGAGATCGCACGCCTGCGCGCGCAGCGCGCCCTTGTAGGCCGCGTCCGACATCTTCTCGGGCTTCGGCGAGCGCGCGCCGAGCCGCTCGGTCACCCTGGGGACGAGGTCGAGGTAGGTCGCGAAGAGCCGCTCGCTGGACGCCTTGTATTTCGCGGCGTGCTCGGCGTCGAGCTCCGGCAGATCGATGAACGAGTGCTGATCGAAGACCACGTAGCGCGTGCTCTTCTCCGTGTACGAGCCGAGCCGCAGGTCCTCGATCACCTTGGAGGCGACGATGCTGACGTTCTCGATCGCGAGGTGCACGACGGCGTGCTCGGCGACCGACGCGTGGCCGTAGCCCACGACCCATTTCTCGTGGAAGCTCCGCGCCTTGTCCGACGCGAACGCGAGGCCCCGGCGCGGCCGGCCGTCGGCCTCCGGGGCGACGTCGAGCTCCTCGTCGCCGAGCAGGCGCGCCAGGTTGGTGCGCAGATCGTCCCGGCTGCGCGAGTAGTACGCGAACAGGACGGCGATGACTTCTTCCGGCAGACCCGACAGCGAGAAGACGTCGGCCGTCGGGCTCGACACATACGGCGCGATGCGGGCACGCGACGCTTCGTCCAAGGCCATGCCCCTGCTTCTACTCCCAATCGCCGGCCGGACGGTCGACAAAACTCGGTCCTGATCGACAGATCCGGCCCACGTCAGCTCACCGCCGCGTCGGCCCTCGTGGCCGGGGCTGGCCGGCGCGCGTGGTCCGGGCGCGGCGCGCAATTGACGTCGAGCGCGTCGAGCGCGTCGAGCGCGTCGAGCGCGTCGAGCGCGTCGAGCGCGTCGAGCGCGTCGAGCGCGTCGAGCGCGTCGAGCGCGCTCTGCGTCAGAGCGCTCGCGCCGCGGAGACGGCGAACGGATCGGCGAAGATCTCGCTGTTCGCGAGCGGCCGGCTGCGACGGGTCAGCACCTCGCAGCCGTTCCTCGTCACGACGATGGTGTGCTCGAACTGCGCCGACAGCGAGCGATCGGCCGTCAGCGCGGTCCACTTGTCTTCCTGGATCTCGACCTCGTAGGTGCCGAGGTTGATCATCGGCTCGATCGTGAAGCACATGCCGGCGCGGAGGCGGGCGCCGCTGCCGTACTTGCCCACGTGCGAGACCTGCGGCGCCTCGTGGAAGCGCCGCCCGATGCCGTGCCCGACGAAGGCCCGCACCACCGAGCAGCCCTCGCCCTCGGCGAATTCCTGGATGGCGGCCCCGATGTCGCCGAGGCGCGCCCCGTCCCGGACCTGGGCGATGCCGAGCTGCAGGCTGCGCCGGGACACCTCGGTCACGTGCTTCGCCTCGGCCGACGGCTTGCCGATGTAGAAGGTCGCGGACGTGTCGCCGTAAAAGCCGTTGTAGATCGTGGTGACGTCCACGTTGATGATGTCCCCCGGAACGAGGACGCGGTCGCACGGGATGCCGTGGCAGACCACCTCGTTGATCGAGGTGCAGACGCTCTTCGGGAACCCGTGGTAGTTGAGCGGCGCGGGGTAGCCGCCGCGGCGGATCGTGTCCTCGTGGACGAAGGTGTTGATGTCCTCGGTGGTGATGCCGGCGCGGATCATTTCGCCGACGCCGAGGAGCGTCTCCGCAGCCATCTGTGAGGCTGTGCGGAGGGCGTCGACTTCCTTGACCGTCTTGATGCTCACGTTGCTCACGGCGCAGACAGCTCCCCGAGGACGACGGCCTCCTTGACGGCCGCGGCGACCTCCGCTGTATCAGGTGAAAGGTGCCAGTGGATCTCCGGCTCGCCAGCCTCGCCGGCGAAGCGCCGGATGAAGGCGATGAAGGTGAGCCCGCGGAGCCGCGCGTCGATCGCCTTCGCGACGCCGAACGCGCGGCTCTGCGGCCGGATGTGGAGCTCGAACGTCCGGTCCGGCGCCCGGGGTGTGGCCAGCGGAGGGTAGCCGACCTGGATCCCGAGGTGGTAGGTGCTCTGCTCGCCGATCGAGTCGACGGTCACCGTGTTGACGCGGACCCGCGCGACAACGTCTGCCGTCTGCGCCCTCTCGCGGAGGAACGGGTCCGATCTGGGCGAGGGGCCGTCCAGCGAGAAGCCCACGGCGGCAGGCTCGATGTTGTCGTCGAAGACCTCGCGCGCGCGCCCCTCCCATGCGGGCAGGCCGGCCTCTGGATCGACGGACGCCGCGGGGCGCTCGTGATCGGCGACGCAGCCGCCGGCGGGGCCAAGGGCCGCCAGCGCGGCGAGCGCAAGGCGCAAAGGTGCAGCACCGGCGGCAGGGATCATCCTTGGGGCCAGAGCTCGTAGCACGTCGGCCGTTCCCTGTCAGGACCCGGCACACACCGGCGACATGCGCTGCCGAGCCTGTTTTGCCCTCGTCGCGATCCGATTCGCGATCCGCCTTGCGCTCGCTCTCCATCGATCCGGCCGAGCGATCGTCCAACGGCGGTCGACCCCGCCCGGTGCGGAGAACCTATTCTCCTGTCCTACCGCAGGTGCTAGCGTTCTCCGGCTTGCCGGGCTGGGTTTCCTGGCTTTTGCGATTGCACAGAGCGCAGGGACAGGGCCTGCGCCGGCTGGAGGAGGAACATGAAAGCGAAGAGGCTCCTGGGAGCGGCGCTGGCTCTGGGGCTGGGCCTTGCGGCGATCACGAGTGCGACCGTGGCGGCTGCCCAGCAGAAGCCGGGGAAGAGCGGGGCGCCTGCCGCGGCTCCTGCCAAGCCGGCCGATACGCCGGTGACGAAGAAGACGATCGCGCTGACGCCCCCGGGCATCGCCTGGGGGATGACCACCAAGCAGGTGGCGGCGGTCATCGACAAGATGCTCGATGAGGCGTACGTGCCGCGTTACAAGGCGATCTCGCCCGGCGTGAAGATGCGGGCGCTCGACGCGGAGCTCGCCGAGGAGAAGAGCGCGTTCCGCCGCAGCCGCATCGACTTCGGCAGTTTGCCGACCGGCATCGACGGGACGCCGCTCAAGGGCGAGTACACCTACCTCAACAAGGAATCGATGATGACGCTGACCCGCGACAGCGGGAAGCGGTACTTCTTCTTCATCCAGGACAAGCTCTGGAAGATCATCGACGAGCACCCGCTGGGCGAGAAGGCCGCCCGCGGGAAGGACTATGCGTCCGCCGTGGTCAAGCTCGCGACGGCGTTCGGGGTGCCTGGCCGCGTGACGCCGCCTGCTCCGGACAAGGGCCGCTACGTCAACGAGGTCGACTGGAAGGACGCCGCCACGCACTTCCGCGCGATCGAGCGGAGCGACTCCGAGATCGCGTTCGCCTACGAGGACCTGGTGACGCTTGGCAGCCTCGAGTCGCTTCGCCCCAACAAGCCGGCCGACACGAACGCCATCGACCCGGCCGTCGCCTCCGCCGTCCGCAAGGAAGAGCCCCCTCCCGGCCCGCCCCCCTCCGCCGACAAGCCCGGCAAAAAGAAGTAGCTCTTCTTACCGCTCCGTCCCGGCAGCCCAGCTGAGGCGGTCACCCGCACAGGAGACGGGCCCAGATCGGCGTTTTCGGCGCGCAAGCGCACTCCCAGTGCGCTGAGCACCGAAAACGTCGAGATGGGCCCGTCTCCGCAGCGGGTGCCCGCCTCAAGCGAGGGAGGCGCCGTCGGGAACGCGCATTCCGTTCGTCACGACGACCCGTGCGGACGGCGCGACCGCGAGCACCGCTGGCTCGATCACCGCGCGCGCGGTGAGCATGGCCCCGGGGCAGCCCGAGCATGCGCCGGCCAGGTGGAGCGTCAGGTGATCGGGCTCGACGGCCACGATGTAGAGCTCACCGCCGTCGGCTCGGACGAGCGGCGCGATCACCTCGCGGCAAACCTTGAGAAGCTGATCGATGGAAGCCGGCATGGGGGTGAGCTCGGCAGCGCGAGCCAGTCGCCACAGCCTAGCACGGTAGCGCTCGATAAGGAGATCTCCCCCAGGCCCGCCGCCGACCGTCACGGCACCCGAGCCGCAGGCCGGGGGGCCGCCCCGGAGCTCGCGCTCAGAGCGTCGAGACGAGCGCGGCGACGCCGGCGTCGGCGGCGAGCTCCGGGGCGCGCTGCGCCGCAGCGCCGAAGGTGCGGCCGGCGATCTCCACCGTACCGCTCCAGGGGCCCGAGGCGGTCTTCGCCGGCAGGTCCAGCTTCTCGAGCGCCTCGGTGTTGACGTCGGGCGTCACCGGTCCGCCGTACGCCTTCGCGCCCTTCCACGCGAAGACGTAGAGCAGCGGCGTCGACTTCAACCCGTCGCGCTTGGCGAGCTCGGCGATGTCGCGCTTGGCCGCCTCCTGCAGCCGGTACGCGTAGGCGCGGAACGACCAGCCCGTGACGAAGAGGCCCTGGAGCTCGCCGCCGCTCCGCGTGACCGGGTGCACGGCGACCCACTGGAGATCGGGGCCGTTCCTGACCCCGCGCATCTCCTGCATCTCCCCGAACGCCTCGACGACGCCGCTGCCCGGCGCCAGCACCTTCCTGAGCTCGGGGAACGAGGCCAGGACGGACCTGTTCGCGAGCATGTCCGGATCGGCCTCGCTGCGCAGCACCGTGCCGCTCGGATCGGCGAAAGAGAAGAAGGTGCTCTTGGCGAACTCGAGCTCCTTCACCGAGGCGCGCGCTCCCGCGATCGCCTTCTGGAGCCCGAGCAGGTTCGCGCCCGGGTCGGTGTCCACCAGCGCCGCGAGCTTCTGCGAGCCCGCGGGGAGGCCGGTCCGCACCTGGCCGACGTCCTCCGCGACCAGCGGCGCGAGCTTGGCGCAGAGCTCCGCGGCGTGCTTCTGGGACGTCTTGCCGTCCTCCTGACACGCGCTCGCGCTACCGAGCGCGGCGGCCAGCGCACAGGCGAGCACGGCAGGCTTGCTTTCGCTTCGGGCGAAGGTGGAAGAGCGCATCATCGAGAACGACTCTCCGAGGCGAGCGGAGTTCCGGCGGCCGGGACCATCGCGCCTCACAGGGTTTCCGGGGTTACAAAGATGATCTCGACCCGGGCGTTGCGGGCGCGCTCGCTGCCCCCCGGATCGACGACCGGGGACGCGGATCCCGCGAGGAACGGCGCGATGGACGGGCTCGCGGGCGCCCCCGCGGCGGCCGTTCCTCGCGCCGGGCCCAGGGCGCGGACGACGGCATCGGCCCGCGCCGACCATGCAGGCTCTTCCCTGGCGCTGAGCTCCCGGTCCGTGTGCACGACGACGGCCACGGGAAAGGAGGGGTGCGCCGTGGCGACCAGCGCAAGGTCGTGGAGGCGCGCCTCGCCGGCCTTCGTGAGGGCGTTGCCGGCGAACAGCCCGCGAAGCGTGACAACGATGCCGCGATCGTCGCGGACGGGCGACCAGGTGCCTGCGGCCGACAGCTCTGCGAGGAGCGCATCACCGGCGCCAGGCGCGCGGGTCACCGGCGTGGCGGCGCGGCGCGCGGCCGTCAGCGCGGCGAGGCAGCCCGCCCGGGCGCGGGAAGCCTGGTCGATCGGCGCCGGGATGGCGCGGGTGGAGCCGCTCGCCTCCGCGAGCTCCGCGTCGAGCTTCTTGATCGCGGCGGTCGCTCCCTCGAGCTGCGCCGCGAGCTCGGCGCTGCCGGGCTGGGCGCCAGCGGGGCTCGCGGTCGCGGGCTGGGCTCCGGCGGGGCTCGCCGCAGCGGGCTGCGCGCCTGCAGGGGTCGCGGCAGCGGGCTGGGCGCCAGCGGGGCTCGCGGCAGCGGGCTGGGCGCCAGCGGGGCCGGCGCTTGCGGGCTGCGCGCTGTCCGGCGGCGCCGGCGCGATCAGGAGGCGCGCCGCGCCGCACAGCAGGCGGGCCTGGAGCGCGAGCGAGCGCGCTGCGGCGAGGCGCGCCTTCTCGCGATCCGCGTCGGCCTTGCCCGACGGGACCACGGGTTGCGCGTCGCGGGCGACCTTGGTCCGCATGTCGAGCGCGTCGACCTCGGCCGCGACGCGCGACTGCTCGGCCTCGAGGCCCGCGAGCGACGCCTCGCCGGCGGAGCGCTGCGCCTTCGCCTCGGTCTCGGCCGCCTCGGCCCGAGCCACCCGCGAGAGCGCTTGCGCGTGCGCATGCGCCGCGATGGCCTGCTCGCCCAGGATCTGCGCCCCGGATCGATCCTCGCTCTCGAGCGCGGCGAGCGCGTCG encodes the following:
- a CDS encoding DUF3829 domain-containing protein → MISVRSLCSIALVLVASGAAGCKEDPPPPQPEPASSAAANANKGKASLRTPVSPMAKVDPQSMKEYRVDVCYFGTLSLKQARDAYLASLGKDEPSEKKIPSFGNDDQAKAGDAAKGPLPAKAPGAAAAPKTTGLPGTAAAPGGTGAPVAKGPTAPPGKVDERRPINFSARAPHERNARACTVALSLKEPAMADVDAALAEYAPFATELAKNIAAAANYYQREEYKKDSFAKGKELHAKLVADFQKLDAHSDKLGLAVSAWHSSHLPDLAKAEEGQKEAITALEDARALMLILASKNVDPAAEKTALQKLEASAAALKEYGSTHQTDPWAKIMEPAIAGFIRDVKAAEPKLTDKGITSPALFLPVVTSFVSVIEGKHRALSRSLMAKSQAATREATGAAQPAAPAAPAAPAAPEPEKE
- the recN gene encoding DNA repair protein RecN, yielding MLVALRVKNFILMDALELRLEPGFNVLTGETGAGKSIVVGALSLVLGGRASAEQVRPGADEAEIEALFDVRGSDRAMAMLDAAGIASEGELVVRRVVQATGRSRAYLNGRLCTAGELQALAPELADVASQHESVALTDPSTHLGYLDRFGRLVPARSELAADVSALEALTAELRAARELERGRGEREAFLSFQLQAIDALSPRPGELADLAAERNRLRHAGRLHDITRRAASRLDQGDDAMCDELARLASELRAAAEIDPALDDVARAVDGCWTELSEAARQIARYAERAEADPDRLSEIEDRMYRLEGLLRQHGPTLDDVLAARARLAAELERLTGVESHVADLERRRDALLAVAAERARKLSAKRRKAGEKLGAAISAELADLGMGGARVVVDIEPHGGGDRAELVVDGARLGQDGIDRVEFLISPNKGIEPRPLRRIASGGELSRALLALKRVLAECGPAGLYVFDEVDSGVGGAVADKIGRAIGDVARHHQVLCITHLAPIAAFAGAHFVVAKENAGGIAKSSVTRVDKKDRIAEVARMLSGAKVTGASIRAATELIEAARL
- a CDS encoding FAD-dependent thymidylate synthase → MALDEASRARIAPYVSSPTADVFSLSGLPEEVIAVLFAYYSRSRDDLRTNLARLLGDEELDVAPEADGRPRRGLAFASDKARSFHEKWVVGYGHASVAEHAVVHLAIENVSIVASKVIEDLRLGSYTEKSTRYVVFDQHSFIDLPELDAEHAAKYKASSERLFATYLDLVPRVTERLGARSPKPEKMSDAAYKGALRAQACDLLRGLLPAGTRTNIGLTANARALEILLTKMLSHPLEEVRRVAREMHTAALAVTPTLVKYAAPNELRQTLQATVAAAMKRVYTPPEEGVSATMVINQPVRLVRYDKDALERVALALAYDGSDPGVHAYNLSDALRRATLPELIGIAKAACEKRGPYDAPPRAFEASSMTFELMLDYGAYRDLQRHRMLTPATQRLTCRLGFETPQALSELGHAEAYQDAMLAARDAWSAMEERYPLESQYAVPLGFRVRTLWTLNLRELFHVIELRSAKQGHTSYRRMAQGLYRTAITVHPWLKDLIRVDLNDYALARS
- the map gene encoding type I methionyl aminopeptidase encodes the protein MSNVSIKTVKEVDALRTASQMAAETLLGVGEMIRAGITTEDINTFVHEDTIRRGGYPAPLNYHGFPKSVCTSINEVVCHGIPCDRVLVPGDIINVDVTTIYNGFYGDTSATFYIGKPSAEAKHVTEVSRRSLQLGIAQVRDGARLGDIGAAIQEFAEGEGCSVVRAFVGHGIGRRFHEAPQVSHVGKYGSGARLRAGMCFTIEPMINLGTYEVEIQEDKWTALTADRSLSAQFEHTIVVTRNGCEVLTRRSRPLANSEIFADPFAVSAARAL
- a CDS encoding cobalamin ABC transporter substrate-binding protein, giving the protein MIPAAGAAPLRLALAALAALGPAGGCVADHERPAASVDPEAGLPAWEGRAREVFDDNIEPAAVGFSLDGPSPRSDPFLRERAQTADVVARVRVNTVTVDSIGEQSTYHLGIQVGYPPLATPRAPDRTFELHIRPQSRAFGVAKAIDARLRGLTFIAFIRRFAGEAGEPEIHWHLSPDTAEVAAAVKEAVVLGELSAP